In Notamacropus eugenii isolate mMacEug1 chromosome 1, mMacEug1.pri_v2, whole genome shotgun sequence, one genomic interval encodes:
- the TDRD15 gene encoding tudor domain-containing protein 15 isoform X2 produces the protein MQRRAEDSSCLKRCQSTGETNQDKLKTTPRGKTMNSKAPFPPSLDMTLKISHIECLAKEILVKFQGKYDVECEFDYHILQSEIQHIPKAYDNVGVGEFCLVEEKDSGEWHRGQVVENKNHFYKVFLIDCGKELRVSATHVASAGDNLFELPPRIAAGIFANILPLGEKWSPKALNYFMSLVGLQVKGHVQAILPHRMVLLEVPRIISDLLELQLGRLVDGDSFHLIIEMIKEFPPDPSSSQMPDLLQQQYKRPSNNEVSPNFQHILDKLQPSLPINCMESVKIASAISPSRFYCHLMKWLPELENLTAAMSVCYEAISRERNPPSDNFGLLCVAKRRDRQWYRGVLQQLLPQDQVKIWFMDLGNSEAVPSRYVKKLKQEFSLGPLFSFPCSLSHFNNPDKDVRNFQLKLFKRALLGQMVFAHIDQFDPEEHLYYVTFHSQEFMMSPKNLLQANRHPLPHNLTSEEVETPQSLGNNKASLRNSSEEESFRGDSAPLNSALEKDPLSKVAVCWKTVEMKVNSAHVAFVEYVLNPSNFWVRTNDHQNRFQDLMRKIEELYDSCEKEEMILKRPEPGLFCCARYNKDMHFYRAVITEVNGYKINVYFLDFGNTESVPFYDVKILLREFCELPALAMCCSLAHACPTEDIWVKKATDFFKKTVFDKALQLQVVAKKNDKYIVNVQCLEASGKVNVVGLMVQAGYAEYWEVKPECLLKYGTDVLEPNLKPEHSLVVRQARQPLLDRSGHRPLSKSEFSVAAFAESESPFPRNLAHVSGTSEPLHPYKEYVFKPGTIVDVKCSYFSCPGDFSCQLQSKLPALMLLMEQMQKYYRTHSDPYQAGQVACVARYAKDGRWYRAAVLTQVSPREVDVIFVDYGNQERILINDLCAINPDFLVLEGQAFRCSLNNLIEPINSESFIWTTKSCIDFGNFISSCDGLLTCIIYTLVLIHPNCLCNIVDLQTPFISAREFLVSCGSAQHSAFLKSLPASVSLYSFCYSSFNLKIGSEEEVYISHIQSPKKFYCQLRRNSRSLEVITAKIAEINNLSNYPKFDGKTRLCLSRYFEDGLFYRAIVSPVELSSYLLVYFVDFGNKQIVEGNKLIPLLDHFPELLFTPMQAIKCYLSDLRDVDIPAEINIWFEENFLGKPLKAVVVSRDSDAQLGLELYDGDQQINQKVKVLLQVYGKKNDQGKCVEKFHKKCESKMLSRASSKDKVYRCPSPVTKISYPKYLENKVDQTANSKDIHVKLLKPTASFQIESVLESKVNQPLKGGLKNTNGKTSPESTAQLDFSSEGKPVCAASETKCARRCVTPSRAETVARPHISDLPPPPVHLNTRVKGYVSNIWSPASFHIHLAENEDLIFKLERELNERVGDLDRGSELIALSVGDLVVAKYTADKNLYRAMIKNIVSRNSFEVEFIDYGNTETVHLSQIRELDRKFLTVPQLGLHSFLSGVRYNESNELWDSKTVAYFAEKVNNKLISCEFLKKHEQKWEVNIICDEKCVVNEMMKWIACSKKREKVSKTPETHSQKMGLGIDSKEKKRSDESKHPRASCHQLAKIPSPELKPGQLEKAEILHVSKDGHFSVKLCKNAQASSSLLSLIVKEAKENPFLPVENIEEGLECLTKSGMTASWCRAKVEKCLGEEKMLVYLLDCGCYEVVPLLGTKELSQEIRSIPQQAVQCKWIWIENARKMSFESTAHLFAHLDTKILFLRYLSVAWEVEILVDGLLLLEYLHFNIGQSEETKQNHSEILGVELESPVMSLRVNPVRWAPLQSGQQYGGFATAIFDPSDFCMQPEDFFDTMTTLYRLLLALPDHLPTLPPQLVIPGSSCLFRYGWEDQWNRVEISEVSTQSVLLLFIDYGFSVCVPHSECANLKVVPEKLLCLPRLTYHCALSGILPANGDHWEDAAKAFFQDLLSRPGLFFQFQEYSPGTKLQVEVMHGKNSLADLLVVAGHAVFSKEAAHYVAVDSVQSTKIEYKLQGRHFYPLLDKVFPNENVLLTCTGKQGPQQWKFIPWKDIYKKFFGKATPSTCFHSRNLTLRKKAGNGKHKSKSIKFETCERNTFWEQHNHLKNEPSCIENNPENRPPGRVWKTYNLCTRIKALNINEEMVLEENSNVPKFESRCPRLLEMERDIKQHLESSIRPMSESPILQMRSLLPRELKEVVQCLTEEEGENSGHLCISLPTTVPKGPSSGSPEACCKSTVCGDAVEDSDDIPQLGDEQLKKNLIS, from the exons ACAATGAATTCTAAGGCTCCATTTCCACCCTCCTTAGACATGACTCTGAAGATCTCTCACATCGAATGTCTTGCCAAAGAAATTTTGGTGAAGTTTCAGGGCAAATATGATGTTGAATGTGAATTTGATTACCACATATTGCAGAGTGAGATCCAGCACATCCCCAAAGCGTATGATAATGTTGGTGTAGGGGAGTTTTGTTTGGTAGAAGAAAAAGATTCTGGAGAATGGCACAGAGGACAAGTAGTAGAAAACAAAAACCACTTCTATAAAGTGTTTCTTATAGATTGTGGAAAAGAGCTAAGAGTCAGTGCTACCCATGTGGCTTCTGCAGGTGACAACTTATTCGAACTCCCTCCAAGGATAGCAGCTGGTATTTTTGCCAACATCCTCCCTCTTGGGGAGAAATGGTCTCCCAAGGCTTTGAATTACTTCATGTCATTAGTAGGACTTCAAGTGAAGGGGCATGTGCAGGCCATCCTGCCTCATCGAATGGTTCTTCTGGAGGTGCCAAGAATCATCTCTGATCTTCTTGAACTACAGTTAGGAAGGCTCGTTGATGGAGATTCATTTCATCTTAttatagaaatgataaaagaattTCCCCCTGATCCCTCTAGTTCCCAAATGCCAGATTTGCTGCAGCAACAATATAAAAGGCCCAGCAATAATGAGGTGTCACCTAATTTTCAACACATCCTCGATAAATTACAGCCATCCCTGCCGATTAACTGTATGGAAAGTGTGAAAATTGCTTCTGCAATCAGTCCCAGTAGATTCTATTGTCACTTAATGAAATGGTTGCCAGAGCTGGAAAACTTAACAGCAGCCATGTCTGTGTGCTATGAAGCGATCAGCAGAGAGAGGAATCCTCCAAGTGATAATTTTGGGCTGCTTTGTGTTGCCAAGAGGAGAGATAGGCAGTGGTACAGAGGGGTTCTCCAGCAGCTCCTGCCTCAAGACCAAGTGAAAATCTGGTTCATGGACTTGGGCAACAGTGAAGCTGTGCCCTCCAGgtatgtgaagaaactgaagcaagagTTCAGTTTAGGGCCGCTCTTTTCATTCCCTTGTTCTCTGTCACATTTCAACAATCCAGACAAAGATGTCCGGAATTTTCAACTTAAGTTGTTTAAACGAGCTTTGTTAGGGCAGATGGTGTTTGCACATATCGATCAGTTTGATCCTGAAGAACATTTATATTATGTGACCTTTCATAGTCAAGAATTTATGATGAGCCCTAAGAACTTGCTGCAGGCAAACAGACACCCTCTGCCACATAACCTGACATCTGAGGAGGTAGAGACCCCTCAGTCTTTGGGAAACAACAAGGCCTCTCTCAGAAACAGTTCTGAAGAGGAGAGCTTTAGGGGCGATTCAGCACCATTAAACTCTGCATTGGAAAAAGACCCTTTGTCAAAGGTGGCCGTATGCTGGAAGACAGTAGAAATGAAAGTTAATTCTGCTCACGTGGCTTTCGTGGAGTACGTACTGAACCCGTCAAATTTCTGGGTACGCACCAATGATCATCAGAACAGATTCCAAGATTTAATGAGGAAGATAGAAGAGCTGTATGATTCTtgtgagaaggaagaaatgattcTCAAAAGACCAGAGCCTGGATTATTTTGTTGTGCTCGGTATAACAAGGACATGCATTTTTATAGAGCTGTCATCACTGAAGTTAATGGTTATAAGATCAATGTTTACTTTTTGGATTTTGGGAATACTGAATCTGTACCATTTTATGACGTAAAAATTTTGCTGCGAGAATTTTGTGAATTACCAGCACTAGCTATGTGTTGTTCACTGGCTCACGCGTGTCCCACGGAAGATATATGGGTGAAGAAagcaacagatttttttaaaaagactgtgTTTGACAAAGCACTCCAGCTTCAAGTTGTAGCCAAGAAAAATGACAAGTATATCGTTAACGTACAGTGCCTTGAGGCCTCTGGGAAGGTCAATGTTGTTGGTCTTATGGTGCAAGCTGGTTATGCAGAATATTGGGAAGTAAAACCAGAATGTCTTCTAAAATATGGAACAGATGTTTTAGAACCAAATTTAAAGCCTGAGCACAGCCTTGTAGTTAGGCAAGCCCGCCAGCCTCTTCTTGACAGATCTGGCCATCGTCCTTTGAGCAAGTCAGAATTCTCAGTTGCTGCCTTCGCAGAGTCAGAAAGCCCTTTCCCCAGAAATCTAGCACATGTGTCTGGGACAAGCGAGCCTCTCCATCCGTACAAAGAATACGTGTTCAAGCCTGGAACCATCGTTGATGTGAAGTGTTCATATTTCTCTTGTCCTGGAGACTTTTCTTGCCAACTGCAGAGTAAGTTACCAGCACTGATGCTGCTCATGGAGCAGATGCAGAAGTATTATAGGACCCATAGTGACCCTTATCAGGCAGGGCAGGTCGCCTGTGTTGCAAGGTATGCAAAAGATGGCAGATGGTACCGAGCAGCTGTTCTGACTCAAGTGTCCCCCAGGGAAGTGGATGTTATATTTGTTGACTATGGTAATCAGGAAAGAATCTTAATTAATGATCTTTGTGCTATTAACCCAGACTTTCTTGTTTTAGAGGGTCAAGCATTTAGATGTAGTCTTAACAACTTAATTGAACCCATTAATTCTGAATCATTCATTTGGACGACGAAGTCTTGCATAGACTTTGGAAACTTTATTTCTTCATGCGATGGACTGTTGACTTGTATTATCTACACTTTGGTTTTAATACACCCAAATTGTTTGTGCAACATAGTTGACTTGCAAACTCCTTTCATCAGTGCCCGAGAATTTCTGGTCAGCTGTGGCTCTgcacagcacagtgccttcttAAAGTCCTTGCCAGCTTCAGTGAGTCTTTACAGTTTCTGCTATTCTTCTTTTAACCTAAAAATTGGAAGCGAAGAAGAAGTATATATATCTCACATCCAAAGTCCGAAAAAGTTTTATTGTCAATTGAGGAGAAATAGTCGAAGTCTGGAGGTAATAACAGCAAAAATTGCAGAGATTAATAACCTCTCAAATTATCCAAAATTTGATGGCAAAACACGATTATGTTTGTCTAGGTACTTTGAAGATGGTCTCTTTTACAGAGCAATAGTATCTCCTGTGGAATTATCATCCTACTTACTGGTATACTTTGTGGACTTTGGAAATAAACAAATAGtagaaggaaataaattaatACCTCTTTTAGATCACTTTCCTGAGTTGCTTTTTACACCTATGCAGGCAATAAAGTGCTATCTCTCAGACCTTAGGGATGTGGACATTCCAGCAGAAATAAACATCTGGTTTGAAGAAAACTTTTTGGGAAAACCACTGAAAGCAGTGGTAGTGTCTAGGGATTCAGACGCCCAGCTTGGCTTGGAACTGTATGATGGAGACCAGCAGATAAACCAGAAAGTTAAAGTTTTGCTTCAAGTTTAcgggaaaaaaaatgaccaaggAAAATGTGTGGAAAAGTTTCATAAGAAATGTGAAAGTAAAATGTTGAGTAGGGCATCATCAAAAGACAAAGTGTACCGCTGTCCTTCTCCTGTAACTAAAATTAGTTATCCCAAGTAtcttgaaaacaaagtagatcaAACTGCGAATTCCAAAGATATACACGTTAAACTTTTAAAACCAACAGCTTCTTTTCAGATTGAGTCAGTTTTGGAAAGCAAGGTGAATCAGCCTTTAAAGGGGGGActaaaaaatacaaatggaaaaactaGCCCTGAATCTACTGCCCAACTTGACTTTAGTAGTGAAGGAAAACCAGTATGTGCTGCATCAGAAACTAAATGTGCTCGACGGTGCGTAACTCCATCGAGAGCAGAGACTGTGGCAAGACCTCACATCTCagaccttcctcctcctcctgtccaCCTGAATACCAGGGTTAAAGGCTATGTATCTAATATATGGAGTCCAGCGAGCTTCCACATTCATCTTGCTGAGAATGAAGACTTAATCTTTAAACTTGAAAGGGAACTAAATGAAAGGGTGGGAGATCTAGACAGGGGGAGCGAGCTGATTGCACTTTCAGTGGGAGATCTCGTGGTTGCAAAGTATACTGCTGATAAGAACTTATACAGAGCCATGATTAAAAACATTGTATCCCGGAATtcttttgaagtggaatttattGACTACGGTAACACAGAAACTGTACATTTGTCCCAAATCCGTGAACTTGATAGGAAATTTTTGACTGTTCCTCAGCTTggccttcattcttttcttagtGGAGTAAGATATAATGAGTCCAACGAATTATGGGACAGCAAAACGGTAGCTTACTTTGCTgaaaaagtaaataacaaattaattTCTTGTGAGTTTTTGAAGAAGCATGAACAAAAATGGGaagtaaatattatttgtgaTGAGAAGTGTGTTGTtaatgaaatgatgaaatggatagcATGTTCAAAGAAGCGAGAGAAAGTATCAAAGACACCTGAAACTCACTCTCAAAAAATGGGTCTGGGTATTGAcagtaaagagaagaaaaggtcaGATGAAAGTAAACACCCTCGAGCATCCTGCCACCAATTGGCTAAAATCCCGAGTCCTGAATTAAAGCCTGGACAGCTTGAGAAGGCTGAGATACTGCATGTTTCAAAAGATGGACACTTCTCTGTGAAACTATGTAAAAATGCACAAGCATCATCCAGCTTACTTTCCTTGATAGTTAAAGAAGCCAAGGAAAACCCTTTCCTGCCTGTGGAAAATATAGAAGAAGGTTTAGAGTGCTTGACAAAATCTGGAATGACAGCATCATGGTGCCGTGCCAAGGTGGAGAAATgtttgggagaagagaagatgctTGTGTATCTGCTGGACTGTGGCTGCTACGAAGTGGTACCCTTGCTGGGGACGAAGGAGCTCAGCCAGGAGATCAGAAGCATTCCACAACAGGCTGTGCAGTGCAAATGGATTTGGATTGAAAATGCCAGAAAGATGTCATTTGAGTCCACAGCACACTTGTTTGCACATTTGGATACAAAAATCTTGTTCCTCCGGTATCTCAGTGTTGCCTGGGAAGTAGAGATCTTGGTAGATGGCCTCTTGCTATTGGAATACCTACACTTTAACATTGGTCAGAGTGAGGAGACCAAGCAGAATCATTCAGAGATTCTTGGCGTGGAGTTGGAGAGCCCTGTGATGTCTCTCAGAGTGAATCCTGTTAGATGGGCACCTCTTCAGAGTGGCCAACAGTATGGTGGCTTTGCCACTGCCATTTTTGATCCCTCTGACTTCTGTATGCAGCCAGAGGACTTCTTTGACACCATGACGACTCTATACAGGCTACTTTTGGCTCTGCCTGATCACCTGCCCACCCTACCCCCACAGCTGGTCATTCCAGGGTCCAGTTGTTTGTTCAGATATGGGTGGGAAGACCAGTGGAACAGGGTGGAAATTTCTGAAGTCTCCACTCAGTCTGTGCTGCTTCTGTTTATAGACTATGGGTTTTCTGTCTGTGTTCCCCATTCAGAGTGTGCTAACCTGAAAGTCGTTCCTGAGAAGCTTTTGTGTTTGCCACGGCTGACTTACCACTGTGCCTTATCCGGTATACTGCCTGCTAATGGGGACCACTGGGAGGATGctgcaaaagctttttttcaAGATTTACTGAGCAGGCCAGGCTTGTTCTTTCAGTTTCAGGAGTATAGCCCTGGTACAAAACTGCAAGTTGAGGTCATGCATGGGAAGAACAGCCTGGCAGACCTGCTCGTGGTAGCTGGGCATGCGGTGTTCTCAAAAGAGGCAGCTCATTATGTGGCAGTGGATAGTGTTCAATCTACTAAAATTGAGTATAAGTTGCAGGGAAGGCACTTTTATCCACTATTAGATAAGGTTTTCCCGAATGAAAATGTGCTTTTGACGTGCACAGGGAAACAGGGACCCCAGCAGTGGAAATTTATTCCATGgaaagatatatacaaaaaattTTTTGGGAAGGCCACCCCTAGTACTTGTTTTCATTCCAGAAACTTAACCCTGAGAAAGAAAGCTGGAAATGGAAAACACAAATCTAAAAGTATAAAGTTTGAGACATGTGAGAGAAATACATTTTGGGAACAGCATAATCACTTGAAGAACGAACCTAGTTGCATCGAAAATAATCCTGAAAACCGACCACCAGGAAGAGTATGGAAAACATATAACCTTTGTACCAGAATAAAAGCACTGAACATCAATGAAGAAATGGTACTAGAAGAAAATTCAAACG TTCCCAAATTTGAATCTAGGTGTCCTAGACTgctagaaatggaaagagacatCAAACAGCACTTGGAAAGCAGCATCCGCCCTATGTCGGagtcccccattttacagatgaggagcctgtTGCCCAGAGAGCTTAAGGAAGTGGTCCAGTGTCTTACAG aggaggaaggtGAGAACTCAGGTCATTTATGCATCAGTTTGCCGACCACTGTTCCAAAGGGACCCAGTTCTGGAAGCCCCGAAGCATGCTGCAAATCCACAGTGTGTGGTGATG CTGTTGAAGATTCCGATGATATTCCTCAGTTAGGGGATGAACAGCTGAAGAAGAACCTCATTTCATGA